From the genome of Acidimicrobiales bacterium, one region includes:
- a CDS encoding extracellular solute-binding protein, giving the protein MSCDTGAVPDRRGRGALPLLASTAVICAAVLAGCGGNSGGGHGASLTLYSGQHAETTQAIVSAFEAKTGIHVNVRSGDENSLVQEIEQEGGNSPADVIYSENSPALMALQGKGLLEQLPQAALSAVPAKYSSPAGDWVGVSARASVVVYNTSRVHASEVPKSILDLADPSWKGKLALAPTETDFEPIVTSIAKAKGDPAALAWLKAVHDNASGHIEPDNEALAADVNDGQAAIGVLDHYYWYRLAKEAGQSRVHSKIAYFAAGDPGFVIDVSGAGVLKSSSHRAEAEQLVAFMVSATGQDALVTSNSFEYPLAPGTADPPGLTPFSQLPPAPVSVADLGDGSVALHLLQQAQLV; this is encoded by the coding sequence ATGAGCTGCGACACTGGCGCGGTGCCGGATCGCCGGGGCCGTGGAGCCCTACCGCTTCTTGCATCGACGGCGGTGATCTGCGCGGCCGTCCTGGCCGGGTGCGGAGGGAACTCCGGTGGCGGCCACGGCGCGAGCCTCACCCTCTACAGCGGCCAGCATGCCGAGACCACCCAGGCGATCGTCTCCGCTTTCGAGGCGAAGACCGGCATCCACGTCAACGTCCGCAGCGGCGACGAGAACTCTCTCGTCCAGGAGATCGAGCAAGAGGGCGGCAACTCGCCCGCCGACGTGATCTACAGCGAGAACTCCCCGGCCCTCATGGCGCTCCAGGGCAAGGGCCTGCTCGAGCAGCTGCCGCAGGCCGCTCTCTCCGCTGTTCCGGCCAAGTACAGCTCGCCGGCGGGTGACTGGGTCGGTGTCTCAGCGAGGGCCAGCGTCGTGGTCTACAACACCTCCCGAGTCCACGCGTCGGAAGTCCCGAAGTCGATCCTCGATCTCGCGGATCCGAGCTGGAAGGGGAAGCTCGCGCTGGCCCCGACCGAGACCGACTTCGAACCGATCGTCACCTCCATCGCAAAGGCCAAGGGGGACCCGGCTGCCCTCGCGTGGCTGAAGGCCGTACACGACAACGCGTCAGGTCACATCGAACCCGACAACGAAGCCCTGGCAGCGGACGTCAACGACGGGCAGGCCGCCATCGGAGTCCTCGACCACTACTACTGGTACCGGCTGGCAAAGGAGGCCGGGCAGTCAAGGGTGCATTCCAAGATCGCCTACTTCGCCGCCGGCGATCCCGGTTTCGTGATCGACGTATCCGGCGCCGGTGTCCTCAAATCGAGCAGCCACAGGGCAGAGGCGGAGCAACTCGTCGCGTTCATGGTGTCGGCGACCGGTCAGGACGCGCTGGTCACCAGCAACAGCTTCGAGTACCCGCTCGCGCCAGGGACTGCCGATCCGCCCGGGCTCACACCCTTCTCGCAGTTGCCGCCGGCGCCGGTCTCGGTGGCGGACCTGGGTGACGGGTCGGTCGCCCTCCACCTGCTCCAGCAGGCGCAGCTGGTGTAA
- a CDS encoding malate dehydrogenase: MSAPSPVRVAVTGAAGQIGYSLLFRIASGEMLGPDQPVILQLLEITPALGALNGVVMELEDCAFPLLAGTTTSDDPNVAFGDANVALLVGARPRSKGMERKDLLEANGAIFTVQGKALSDNAAKDIKVLVVGNPANTNALIAMHNAPNIPGERFTAMTRLDQNRAMAQLAAKAGRPVTDVTDLTIWGNHSATQYPDVFRAKIGGKPANEVIGDDAWVEKEFIPAVQQRGAAIIEARGASSAASAASAAINHVHDWVLGTPSGSWVSMAIPSDGSYGVPEGLISSFPVRCSGGNYKVVEGIGIEEFSRGRIDASVAELGEERDAVSELGLIG, encoded by the coding sequence ATGAGTGCCCCTTCCCCCGTACGTGTCGCCGTCACAGGTGCAGCCGGCCAGATCGGCTACAGCCTGCTGTTCAGGATCGCCAGCGGGGAGATGCTCGGGCCGGACCAACCGGTCATCCTGCAGCTGCTCGAGATCACTCCCGCCCTCGGCGCGCTCAACGGCGTGGTCATGGAGCTCGAGGACTGCGCGTTCCCGCTCCTCGCCGGCACCACGACGTCCGACGACCCGAACGTGGCGTTCGGTGACGCCAACGTTGCCCTGCTCGTCGGGGCCCGGCCGCGCAGCAAGGGCATGGAACGCAAGGATCTTCTCGAGGCGAACGGCGCGATCTTCACCGTCCAGGGCAAGGCGCTCTCGGACAACGCGGCCAAGGACATCAAGGTCCTCGTGGTGGGCAACCCTGCCAACACCAACGCTCTCATCGCCATGCACAACGCCCCGAACATCCCTGGAGAGCGCTTCACAGCAATGACGAGGCTGGACCAGAACCGGGCCATGGCCCAGCTCGCCGCCAAGGCGGGGCGACCTGTCACCGACGTGACGGACCTGACGATCTGGGGCAACCACTCCGCTACCCAGTACCCGGATGTGTTCCGGGCCAAGATCGGTGGCAAGCCGGCCAACGAGGTGATCGGCGACGACGCCTGGGTCGAGAAGGAGTTCATCCCGGCCGTCCAGCAGCGGGGGGCGGCGATCATCGAGGCCAGGGGGGCATCCAGCGCGGCGTCGGCGGCGAGCGCCGCGATCAACCACGTTCACGACTGGGTGCTCGGCACACCGTCCGGCAGCTGGGTATCGATGGCGATCCCGTCGGACGGCTCGTACGGGGTGCCCGAGGGTTTGATCTCGTCGTTCCCGGTGCGCTGCAGCGGGGGCAACTACAAGGTCGTCGAGGGGATCGGCATCGAGGAGTTCTCCCGCGGCCGCATCGACGCATCCGTCGCCGAGCTCGGCGAGGAACGCGACGCGGTCAGCGAGCTCGGTCTCATCGGCTGA
- the icd gene encoding NADP-dependent isocitrate dehydrogenase: MAEKITTVEDGTLTVPDEPIIPFIEGDGTGVDIWPAARKVMDAAAEKHGKKIAWKEVLAGEKAFNETGNWLPDETIEIFREYLIGIKGPLTTPVGGGFRSLNVALRRILDLYVCLRPVRWFQGVPSPVKRPELVDMVIFRENTEDIYAGLEVQAHTPEAKRMIDLLHDEFGWDIRPDSGIGIKPVSESGSKRLIRAALNYTVERGRKSVTMVHKGNIQKFTEGAFRSWGYDLVREEFSDVAVGWDDCDGKPGDKILVKDAIADITLQQVLTRPEDFDVIATTNLNGDYLSDALAAQVGGIGIAPGANINYVTGHGIFEATHGTAPKYAGLDKVNPGSLLLSGVMMFEHLGWNDAADQIVRALEATIADKIVTYDFARQMDGATEVKTSEFASAVVDRL; encoded by the coding sequence ATGGCCGAGAAGATCACGACGGTGGAGGACGGCACTCTTACCGTTCCCGATGAACCCATCATTCCTTTCATCGAGGGCGACGGGACGGGCGTCGACATCTGGCCGGCGGCCAGGAAGGTCATGGACGCCGCTGCCGAGAAGCACGGCAAGAAGATCGCGTGGAAGGAGGTCCTCGCCGGGGAGAAGGCGTTCAACGAGACGGGCAATTGGCTGCCCGATGAGACGATCGAAATATTCCGCGAATACCTGATCGGGATCAAGGGCCCTCTCACCACTCCCGTGGGAGGAGGCTTCCGCTCTCTCAACGTGGCCCTACGGCGGATCCTCGACCTCTACGTATGCCTGCGGCCAGTGCGCTGGTTCCAGGGCGTCCCCTCACCGGTGAAGCGTCCCGAACTCGTGGACATGGTGATCTTCCGGGAGAACACCGAGGACATCTACGCCGGCCTCGAAGTGCAGGCCCACACCCCAGAAGCGAAGCGGATGATCGATCTGCTCCACGACGAGTTCGGCTGGGACATCCGTCCCGACAGCGGCATCGGCATCAAGCCGGTCTCGGAGTCGGGTTCGAAGCGGCTCATACGCGCGGCTCTCAACTACACGGTCGAGCGCGGCCGCAAGTCGGTGACGATGGTCCACAAGGGCAATATCCAGAAGTTCACGGAGGGCGCGTTCCGAAGCTGGGGCTACGACCTCGTGCGCGAGGAATTCTCGGATGTCGCGGTGGGTTGGGACGACTGCGACGGCAAGCCGGGCGACAAGATCCTCGTCAAAGACGCCATCGCCGACATCACCCTTCAGCAGGTCCTGACCCGCCCCGAGGACTTCGATGTCATAGCCACGACGAACCTCAACGGCGACTACCTCTCCGACGCTCTCGCCGCCCAGGTCGGCGGCATCGGCATCGCCCCGGGAGCCAACATCAACTACGTCACGGGCCACGGGATCTTCGAGGCGACCCACGGGACCGCTCCCAAGTACGCGGGCCTCGACAAGGTCAACCCGGGCTCCTTGCTGCTCTCCGGCGTGATGATGTTCGAGCACCTCGGCTGGAACGACGCCGCCGACCAGATCGTCCGCGCGCTCGAGGCGACGATCGCCGACAAGATCGTCACCTACGACTTCGCCCGCCAGATGGACGGGGCGACGGAGGTCAAGACGTCCGAGTTCGCCAGCGCGGTCGTCGACCGGCTGTAA
- a CDS encoding LuxR C-terminal-related transcriptional regulator yields MSEWVSRPLDLVGRDESLAAAAAGIEGGGVLIVGAPGVGKTAMLRVMLEAQARREDTKVLRLVADASGPAIPFGAFAPHVPEVRGMPGARPDLFYLLQSVRRSVVAGAGGGRLVIGVDDAHRLDEASATLLFQLVSTGDAVAVVTARAGEPLPDPIRLLWKEEQVERIDLAPLDVTGLIALAERLVGGPLDGDLAEALARASNGNPLYARELIIAGIEDGRVVERHGVWSLEGTLPIGPRLTELLDEKLRGVAPDLIPSLEVVAFGDPLPVSVMRSLVSPRDADALQRLGLLVFDDVTDSDQFAHPGHPLYGELVRARITASRATELRLMLAEAFEAAGRIQTDLLRVVTWRFDAGKPPMAETLLAASLRAAERLDWQLSARLAIASMEGGAEPGGALALAEALGHLGRFQEALSILEGHEGSDDGERARLAVLRSSVLFWGLGRFEEAAAALAAAQKRISSSRERAWVGAVRAGMLTALGRPSECVEAARTIAGSTQVSPRAADAARSALALGLVWSGRTEEGLALANMSPDREWEHHDSVPLANRWPVTVKLAGFRMAGRVAEMEEFAGEEHHLAVQLHDREGKAAAAAALGWAALMRGQLEVAAMRLREALGSLAGPDASAGRGQALMTLVEIVALSGDSLAAGAVLAEARQEMFAAPDWAAPRLHWCAAWAAASRSELSMAMAEFEMSAKAAARSGQVSFELLALAAMTRLGSPDGAGRLAELAASVQGPLVQIVSAHARALEAGSPDDLEDVSDSYEFLGLTLFAAEVATQASRAHAALGQPRRATAAALRAQTLLSGCGSTRPLTVMLASSPASLTRREREVALLARSGLSSQAIASRLHLSVRTVDTHLARVYHKLGITRRGELPGVLDGEGEIAAGA; encoded by the coding sequence ATGAGCGAGTGGGTCTCTCGACCGCTCGATCTGGTTGGCCGCGACGAGTCCCTCGCCGCAGCAGCAGCCGGCATCGAAGGGGGCGGAGTCCTCATCGTGGGCGCCCCGGGGGTGGGCAAGACGGCGATGCTTCGCGTGATGCTGGAGGCGCAGGCCCGCCGCGAGGACACCAAGGTCTTGCGCCTGGTGGCGGACGCGTCGGGGCCGGCGATCCCCTTCGGGGCGTTCGCGCCTCACGTCCCTGAGGTCCGGGGGATGCCGGGCGCGCGGCCCGATCTGTTCTACCTGCTCCAGTCGGTGCGCAGATCGGTTGTCGCCGGCGCCGGCGGCGGCAGGCTGGTCATCGGCGTCGACGACGCCCACCGGCTGGACGAGGCTTCCGCGACGTTGCTGTTCCAGCTGGTGTCGACCGGAGATGCCGTGGCGGTTGTCACCGCCCGAGCCGGCGAACCGCTCCCGGATCCCATCCGGTTGCTGTGGAAGGAGGAACAGGTCGAGCGGATCGACCTCGCGCCATTGGATGTGACCGGGCTGATCGCTCTGGCGGAACGGCTCGTGGGCGGACCGCTCGACGGCGACCTGGCCGAAGCGCTTGCACGGGCGAGCAACGGCAACCCGCTCTACGCCCGGGAGCTCATCATCGCCGGGATCGAAGACGGTCGCGTCGTCGAGAGGCACGGGGTGTGGTCTCTCGAGGGAACCCTGCCGATCGGCCCCCGTCTGACCGAACTGCTCGACGAGAAGTTGCGGGGCGTCGCGCCCGACCTCATCCCGTCGCTGGAGGTCGTCGCGTTCGGCGACCCGCTCCCGGTCAGCGTGATGCGTTCCCTTGTATCACCGCGCGACGCCGACGCTTTGCAGCGTCTCGGCCTTCTGGTGTTCGACGACGTGACGGACTCCGACCAGTTCGCCCATCCCGGCCACCCCCTCTACGGAGAGCTGGTGCGGGCCCGGATAACGGCGAGCCGGGCGACGGAGTTACGCTTGATGCTGGCTGAAGCGTTCGAGGCAGCGGGGCGGATACAGACGGACCTCCTCCGCGTGGTCACATGGAGGTTCGACGCCGGCAAACCCCCGATGGCCGAGACCCTCCTCGCCGCGAGCCTGCGCGCCGCTGAACGCCTGGACTGGCAGCTTTCCGCCCGACTCGCGATTGCTTCGATGGAAGGCGGAGCCGAACCGGGCGGGGCTCTCGCTCTGGCGGAGGCTCTCGGTCACCTCGGGCGGTTCCAGGAGGCGCTGTCGATCCTCGAGGGCCACGAGGGCTCCGACGACGGAGAGAGAGCCCGCCTCGCGGTCCTCCGCTCATCGGTGCTGTTCTGGGGACTCGGTCGCTTCGAGGAGGCTGCAGCTGCCCTGGCCGCGGCCCAGAAACGCATCTCTTCATCACGGGAGCGCGCGTGGGTCGGCGCCGTCCGTGCCGGGATGTTGACCGCTCTCGGCCGCCCCTCTGAGTGCGTGGAGGCGGCCCGCACCATCGCCGGATCTACACAAGTCTCCCCGCGCGCCGCTGATGCCGCACGATCCGCTCTCGCTCTGGGCCTGGTCTGGTCTGGCAGGACCGAAGAGGGCCTCGCTCTGGCGAACATGTCGCCGGATCGCGAATGGGAGCATCACGACAGCGTCCCGCTGGCGAACCGCTGGCCCGTGACGGTCAAGCTGGCCGGGTTCCGGATGGCCGGCCGAGTCGCCGAGATGGAGGAGTTCGCCGGCGAGGAGCACCACTTGGCCGTGCAGCTTCACGACCGGGAGGGAAAGGCCGCGGCCGCAGCTGCTCTCGGCTGGGCGGCTCTGATGCGGGGACAGCTCGAGGTCGCGGCCATGCGCCTGCGCGAGGCCCTCGGCTCACTGGCTGGACCGGACGCGAGCGCCGGTCGAGGCCAGGCTCTCATGACGCTCGTGGAGATTGTCGCCCTGAGCGGGGATTCCCTTGCCGCAGGCGCTGTGCTCGCAGAAGCGAGGCAGGAGATGTTCGCCGCGCCGGACTGGGCGGCGCCGCGCCTGCACTGGTGCGCGGCGTGGGCGGCGGCATCGCGCAGCGAGCTCAGCATGGCCATGGCGGAGTTCGAAATGTCGGCGAAGGCGGCGGCGAGGAGCGGTCAGGTGTCGTTCGAGTTGCTGGCACTCGCAGCGATGACCCGTCTGGGATCACCGGACGGCGCTGGGCGCCTGGCCGAGCTGGCAGCCTCGGTGCAGGGACCACTGGTCCAGATCGTCTCGGCCCACGCGCGGGCGCTGGAAGCTGGCTCTCCCGATGATCTCGAGGACGTCTCCGATTCGTACGAGTTCCTGGGTCTCACGCTGTTTGCCGCGGAAGTGGCGACGCAGGCGAGCCGGGCGCACGCGGCGCTAGGTCAACCCCGCCGGGCCACGGCCGCCGCGCTGCGGGCGCAAACGCTGCTGTCCGGCTGTGGTTCCACGCGGCCATTGACTGTGATGCTCGCCTCGTCGCCGGCGTCGCTCACCCGCCGTGAACGGGAGGTGGCACTGCTGGCCAGGTCGGGACTGTCCAGCCAGGCGATCGCGTCACGGCTGCATCTTTCGGTCCGGACGGTGGACACGCACCTCGCTCGCGTGTACCACAAGCTCGGGATCACCAGGCGCGGGGAGCTACCGGGCGTGCTCGACGGCGAAGGCGAGATCGCC